One Raphanus sativus cultivar WK10039 unplaced genomic scaffold, ASM80110v3 Scaffold1437, whole genome shotgun sequence DNA window includes the following coding sequences:
- the LOC130504229 gene encoding CDPK-related kinase 1-like isoform X2: MGICHGKPTEHQSKQSTSVSSDQTPAAKSSGFPFYSPSPLPSLFKPSPSASASSTPTPLRVFKRPFPPPSPAKHIRAFLARRNGSSATKPTPNDVTTIPEGKEFDVGLDKSFGFSKQFASHYEVDGEVGRGHFGYTCSAKGKEGSLKGQEVAVKMTTAIAIEDVSREVKILRALTGHKNLVQFHDAFEDNENVYIVMELCKGGELLDKILQRGGKYSEDDAKTVMVQILSVVAYCHLQGVVHRDLKPENFLFSTKDETSPLKAIDFGLSDYVKPDERLNDIVGSAYYVAPEVLHRTYGTEADMWSIGVIAYILLCGSRPFWARTESGIFRAVLKSVPNFEEAPWPSLSPEAVDFVKRLLNKDYRKRLTAAQALCHPWLVGSHELKIPCDMIIYKLVKVYIMSTSLRKSALVALAKTLTVPQLAYLREQFTLLGPSKNGHISMQNYKTAILKSATDAMKDSRVLDFVHMISCLQYKKLDFEEFCASALSVYQMEAMETWEQHARRAYELFEKDGNRPIMIEELASELGLGPSVPVHVVLQDWIRHSDGKLSFLGFVRLLHGVSSRTLHKA, from the exons ATGGGGATCTGCCACGGAAAACCCACCGAGCACCAATCAAAACAGAGCACCTCTGTTTCTTCCGATCAAACTCCGGCGGCGAAATCTTCGGGCTTTCCGTTCTACAGTCCAAGCCCATTACCTAGCTTATTCAAACCCTCGCCTTCGGCAAGCGCGAGCTCGACGCCTACGCCTCTCCGCGTCTTCAAGAGACCTTTCCCTCCTCCTTCCCCTGCTAAGCACATACGCGCTTTCCTCGCGCGTCGCAACGGCTCCTCCGCCACCAAGCCAACACCCAACGATGTCACGACGATCCCTGAAGGCAAGGAGTTCGACGTAGGTCTTGATAAGAGCTTCGGCTTCTCGAAACAGTTTGCTTCGCACTACGAGGTTGATGGGGAGGTGGGTCGGGGGCATTTTGGGTATACTTGCTCTGCTAAAGGTAAAGAAGGAAGCTTGAAGGGACAAGAAGTTGCTGTTAAG ATGACAACTGCAATTGCGATTGAGGATGTTAGTAGAGAAGTGAAGATACTGCGAGCTTTGACTGGTCACAAGAACTTAGTCCAGTTCCATGACGCCTTTGAAGATAATGAGAATGTCTACATTGTCATGGA GTTATGTAAAGGTGGTGAGCTCTTGGACAAAATACTTCAAAG AGGTGGCAAATACTCAGAAGATGATGCTAAAACAGTTATGGTTCAGATTCTTAGTGTTGTAGCTTACTGTCATCTACAAGGTGTGGTTCACCGTGACCTTAAACCAGAG AACTTTCTATTCAGTACAAAAGATGAGACTTCTCCTCTAAAAGCAATTGACTTTGGTCTCTCTGATTACGTCAAGCCAG ATGAGAGGTTGAATGACATAGTAGGAAGTGCTTACTACGTAGCCCCTGAAGTCTTACACCGTACATACGGAACAGAAGCTGACATGTGGAGTATTGGAGTGATTGCTTACATTCTTCTTTGTGGGAGTAGACCCTTTTGGGCCCGTACTGAATCAGGAATCTTTAGAGCTGTACTTAAGTCAGTACCTAACTTTGAAGAAGCTCCTTGGCCCTCACTATCACCTGAAGCTGTAGATTTTGTGAAGAGATTGCTTAACAAAGATTACCGTAAAAGACTAACTGCTGCACAGGCTTTGT GTCATCCGTGGCTGGTTGGCTCGCATGAACTCAAGATACCTTGTGATATGATCATATACAAGCTTGTTAAAGTGTACATAATGTCTACTTCACTCAGAAAATCAGCTTTAGTT GCTCTTGCCAAGACATTAACTGTACCACAGTTAGCTTATCTGAGGGAGCAATTTACATTGTTGGGGCCAAGTAAAAATGGACATATCTCCATGCAGAACTACAAAACA GCAATACTAAAGAGCGCAACAGATGCTATGAAGGATTCAAGAGTCTTAGATTTTGTTCACATG ATAAGCTGTCTTCAGTACAAGAAACTAGACTTTGAAGAGTTCTGTGCATCAGCATTGAGTGTTTATCAGATGGAAGCAATGGAAACATGGGAGCAACACGCACGGCGTGCTTACGAGTTGTTTGAGAAAGATGGGAATAGACCCATCATGATTGAGGAACTTGCATCG GAACTCGGACTCGGACCATCAGTCCCGGTGCATGTTGTGCTTCAGGATTGGATAAGACATTCAGATGGAAAGCTTAGTTTCTTGGGTTTTGTCAGACTACTACATGGTGTGTCTTCTCGTACATTACATAAAGCTTAG
- the LOC130504229 gene encoding CDPK-related kinase 1-like isoform X1: protein MGICHGKPTEHQSKQSTSVSSDQTPAAKSSGFPFYSPSPLPSLFKPSPSASASSTPTPLRVFKRPFPPPSPAKHIRAFLARRNGSSATKPTPNDVTTIPEGKEFDVGLDKSFGFSKQFASHYEVDGEVGRGHFGYTCSAKGKEGSLKGQEVAVKVIPKSKMTTAIAIEDVSREVKILRALTGHKNLVQFHDAFEDNENVYIVMELCKGGELLDKILQRGGKYSEDDAKTVMVQILSVVAYCHLQGVVHRDLKPENFLFSTKDETSPLKAIDFGLSDYVKPDERLNDIVGSAYYVAPEVLHRTYGTEADMWSIGVIAYILLCGSRPFWARTESGIFRAVLKSVPNFEEAPWPSLSPEAVDFVKRLLNKDYRKRLTAAQALCHPWLVGSHELKIPCDMIIYKLVKVYIMSTSLRKSALVALAKTLTVPQLAYLREQFTLLGPSKNGHISMQNYKTAILKSATDAMKDSRVLDFVHMISCLQYKKLDFEEFCASALSVYQMEAMETWEQHARRAYELFEKDGNRPIMIEELASELGLGPSVPVHVVLQDWIRHSDGKLSFLGFVRLLHGVSSRTLHKA from the exons ATGGGGATCTGCCACGGAAAACCCACCGAGCACCAATCAAAACAGAGCACCTCTGTTTCTTCCGATCAAACTCCGGCGGCGAAATCTTCGGGCTTTCCGTTCTACAGTCCAAGCCCATTACCTAGCTTATTCAAACCCTCGCCTTCGGCAAGCGCGAGCTCGACGCCTACGCCTCTCCGCGTCTTCAAGAGACCTTTCCCTCCTCCTTCCCCTGCTAAGCACATACGCGCTTTCCTCGCGCGTCGCAACGGCTCCTCCGCCACCAAGCCAACACCCAACGATGTCACGACGATCCCTGAAGGCAAGGAGTTCGACGTAGGTCTTGATAAGAGCTTCGGCTTCTCGAAACAGTTTGCTTCGCACTACGAGGTTGATGGGGAGGTGGGTCGGGGGCATTTTGGGTATACTTGCTCTGCTAAAGGTAAAGAAGGAAGCTTGAAGGGACAAGAAGTTGCTGTTAAGGTCATTCCTAAGTCCAAG ATGACAACTGCAATTGCGATTGAGGATGTTAGTAGAGAAGTGAAGATACTGCGAGCTTTGACTGGTCACAAGAACTTAGTCCAGTTCCATGACGCCTTTGAAGATAATGAGAATGTCTACATTGTCATGGA GTTATGTAAAGGTGGTGAGCTCTTGGACAAAATACTTCAAAG AGGTGGCAAATACTCAGAAGATGATGCTAAAACAGTTATGGTTCAGATTCTTAGTGTTGTAGCTTACTGTCATCTACAAGGTGTGGTTCACCGTGACCTTAAACCAGAG AACTTTCTATTCAGTACAAAAGATGAGACTTCTCCTCTAAAAGCAATTGACTTTGGTCTCTCTGATTACGTCAAGCCAG ATGAGAGGTTGAATGACATAGTAGGAAGTGCTTACTACGTAGCCCCTGAAGTCTTACACCGTACATACGGAACAGAAGCTGACATGTGGAGTATTGGAGTGATTGCTTACATTCTTCTTTGTGGGAGTAGACCCTTTTGGGCCCGTACTGAATCAGGAATCTTTAGAGCTGTACTTAAGTCAGTACCTAACTTTGAAGAAGCTCCTTGGCCCTCACTATCACCTGAAGCTGTAGATTTTGTGAAGAGATTGCTTAACAAAGATTACCGTAAAAGACTAACTGCTGCACAGGCTTTGT GTCATCCGTGGCTGGTTGGCTCGCATGAACTCAAGATACCTTGTGATATGATCATATACAAGCTTGTTAAAGTGTACATAATGTCTACTTCACTCAGAAAATCAGCTTTAGTT GCTCTTGCCAAGACATTAACTGTACCACAGTTAGCTTATCTGAGGGAGCAATTTACATTGTTGGGGCCAAGTAAAAATGGACATATCTCCATGCAGAACTACAAAACA GCAATACTAAAGAGCGCAACAGATGCTATGAAGGATTCAAGAGTCTTAGATTTTGTTCACATG ATAAGCTGTCTTCAGTACAAGAAACTAGACTTTGAAGAGTTCTGTGCATCAGCATTGAGTGTTTATCAGATGGAAGCAATGGAAACATGGGAGCAACACGCACGGCGTGCTTACGAGTTGTTTGAGAAAGATGGGAATAGACCCATCATGATTGAGGAACTTGCATCG GAACTCGGACTCGGACCATCAGTCCCGGTGCATGTTGTGCTTCAGGATTGGATAAGACATTCAGATGGAAAGCTTAGTTTCTTGGGTTTTGTCAGACTACTACATGGTGTGTCTTCTCGTACATTACATAAAGCTTAG